A single window of Candidatus Polarisedimenticolaceae bacterium DNA harbors:
- the fmt gene encoding methionyl-tRNA formyltransferase translates to MRVAFFGTPETAVPTLDALLRHGVDVALVVTRADRPVGRSRTPRPPAVKVRAGEVGLPVVQPESVKDPAFAAALEAAAPDALVVVAYGRLLPQGVLDAAPHGAINVHFSMLPALRGAAPVAWALARGARETGVSTFRLDRGLDTGDVLLQEAVPILPREHAPALLARLAVTGAELLVRTLDGLAAGTIVPHPQDGARATYAPILTRGDGAWDPGWTAADLEGRVRGFDPWPGVWSRCAGRRLRLAGAVALDGDLSDAPAGTLLDALRLACADGTVAALEAVQFEGRRVVTAREAAAGRQLAPGDRLERIEPAA, encoded by the coding sequence GTGAGGGTCGCGTTCTTCGGGACCCCGGAGACGGCGGTCCCCACCCTGGATGCGCTCCTCCGGCACGGCGTCGACGTCGCCCTCGTCGTGACCCGCGCCGATCGCCCGGTGGGCCGCTCCCGCACGCCGCGGCCTCCCGCGGTGAAGGTGCGCGCCGGCGAGGTGGGGCTCCCGGTCGTGCAGCCCGAGTCGGTCAAGGATCCGGCGTTTGCCGCCGCGCTCGAGGCGGCGGCCCCCGACGCGCTCGTCGTCGTCGCCTACGGACGCCTGCTTCCGCAGGGTGTCCTCGACGCGGCGCCTCATGGAGCGATCAACGTTCATTTCTCGATGCTCCCGGCGCTCCGCGGGGCGGCTCCGGTCGCGTGGGCGCTGGCGCGCGGGGCGCGCGAGACCGGGGTCTCTACGTTCCGCCTCGACCGCGGGCTCGACACCGGCGACGTCCTCCTTCAGGAGGCTGTGCCGATCCTCCCGCGCGAGCACGCCCCGGCGCTCCTCGCGCGTCTCGCGGTGACCGGGGCGGAACTCCTCGTACGGACGCTCGATGGGCTCGCGGCGGGCACGATCGTTCCGCACCCCCAGGACGGCGCGCGCGCGACGTACGCCCCGATCCTGACGCGCGGCGACGGCGCGTGGGATCCGGGGTGGACCGCGGCCGACCTCGAGGGGCGCGTCCGAGGCTTCGATCCGTGGCCCGGCGTCTGGTCCCGCTGCGCCGGCCGCCGCCTCCGCCTCGCCGGTGCCGTTGCGCTCGACGGCGACCTCAGCGACGCCCCCGCCGGCACGCTCCTCGACGCGCTCCGGCTCGCGTGCGCGGACGGCACGGTGGCCGCGCTCGAGGCGGTCCAGTTCGAGGGGCGGCGCGTCGTGACGGCACGCGAGGCCGCCGCGGGACGGCAGCTCGCGCCGGGGGATCGTCTTGAGCGTATCGAACCCGCGGCGTGA
- a CDS encoding TPM domain-containing protein, with protein sequence MTALLAPADEHRIVEAIRAAESRTSGEIHVHLERRSGGRPLEAARRWFVRLRMDRTRERNGILFYVAVDERLFAVVGDAGIHERVGVAFWESLRDVLAGSFAAGDHAGGLVRAIGEAGKQLAEHFPRRGDDENELPDEVSTS encoded by the coding sequence ATGACGGCCCTCCTCGCTCCGGCCGACGAGCACCGGATCGTCGAGGCGATCCGCGCCGCGGAGTCTCGGACCTCGGGCGAGATCCACGTGCACCTCGAGCGCCGCTCCGGCGGACGGCCTCTCGAGGCCGCGCGCCGCTGGTTCGTCCGCCTCCGGATGGACCGAACACGCGAGCGGAACGGCATCCTGTTCTACGTCGCGGTCGACGAGCGTCTCTTCGCCGTCGTCGGCGACGCCGGCATCCACGAGCGCGTCGGCGTCGCGTTCTGGGAGTCGCTGCGCGACGTCCTGGCGGGATCGTTCGCCGCGGGTGATCACGCAGGAGGTCTCGTCCGCGCCATCGGCGAGGCCGGGAAGCAGCTGGCGGAGCACTTCCCCCGTCGCGGCGACGACGAGAACGAATTGCCCGACGAGGTGTCGACCTCATGA
- a CDS encoding PASTA domain-containing protein has protein sequence MSWRRAARIGAWIAGSAAVAGAVGLTSFCVAFRADRRSSVLEVPDWSGKPRADAAEEAAALGLGFEVGEERHDPAVSPGRVLSQEPAAKTSVRRGRVIRVVVSLGGETLSVPTVVGTPARQADLEIRRQGLSSGFETRVHDASVPAGKVMDQFPAAGALATSGERVDRLVSDGERPKVWIMPDLRGRSLRAAQEWITLCGFRSGAVAREPAADREPGTVLRQRPLPGWPVAKSDTVQLTVAN, from the coding sequence ATGAGCTGGCGAAGGGCCGCCCGGATCGGGGCGTGGATCGCCGGCAGCGCGGCGGTCGCGGGCGCCGTCGGCCTCACGTCGTTCTGCGTCGCGTTCCGCGCGGATCGCCGCAGCAGCGTGCTCGAGGTGCCGGACTGGAGCGGCAAGCCGCGCGCGGATGCGGCGGAAGAGGCGGCGGCGCTCGGGCTCGGCTTCGAGGTCGGCGAGGAGCGGCACGACCCGGCGGTATCGCCGGGGCGCGTCCTGTCACAGGAGCCGGCGGCGAAGACGAGCGTGAGGCGCGGGCGCGTCATCCGCGTCGTCGTGAGCCTCGGCGGCGAGACCCTGAGCGTTCCCACGGTCGTCGGCACACCCGCGCGCCAGGCGGATCTCGAGATCCGGCGCCAGGGCCTCTCCTCCGGATTCGAGACGCGCGTCCACGACGCCTCGGTACCGGCGGGCAAGGTCATGGATCAATTCCCGGCGGCCGGCGCGCTCGCGACATCGGGGGAGCGGGTCGATCGTCTGGTCTCCGACGGCGAGCGGCCGAAGGTCTGGATCATGCCGGACCTCCGGGGCCGCTCGTTGCGCGCCGCGCAGGAATGGATCACCCTGTGCGGGTTTCGCTCGGGGGCGGTCGCGCGCGAGCCGGCGGCGGACCGCGAGCCCGGGACGGTGCTCCGCCAGCGGCCGCTTCCGGGATGGCCGGTGGCGAAGTCGGACACCGTCCAGCTCACCGTGGCGAACTAG
- a CDS encoding LemA family protein, producing the protein MKRMLGCGIVALVLVVVVGAVFFWGVGISNGLIARQVAVDGAWAQVENVYQRRADLIPNLVETVKGASNFEKSTLQAVIDARAKATQMVVTPEVVNDPAKFQQFQKVQGELSGALSRLLAVAENYPDLKANQNYLELQSQIEGTENRIAQERQRFNTAVTDYNTAIRVFPASLIASLRGFKAKEFFQADSGSEKAPQVKF; encoded by the coding sequence ATGAAGCGGATGTTGGGCTGCGGGATCGTCGCTCTGGTCCTCGTCGTGGTGGTCGGCGCCGTGTTCTTCTGGGGCGTCGGCATCAGCAACGGGCTCATCGCCCGCCAGGTCGCGGTCGACGGGGCCTGGGCTCAGGTCGAGAACGTCTACCAGCGGCGGGCCGACCTCATCCCGAACCTCGTCGAGACGGTCAAGGGGGCGTCGAACTTCGAGAAGTCGACCCTCCAGGCGGTCATCGACGCGCGTGCGAAGGCGACGCAGATGGTCGTCACGCCGGAGGTCGTCAACGACCCGGCGAAGTTCCAGCAGTTCCAGAAGGTCCAGGGCGAGCTGTCCGGCGCGCTCTCGCGCCTCCTCGCGGTCGCGGAGAACTACCCCGACCTCAAGGCGAACCAGAACTACCTCGAGCTGCAATCGCAGATCGAGGGGACGGAGAACCGCATCGCGCAGGAGCGGCAGCGGTTCAACACCGCCGTCACCGACTACAACACCGCCATCCGCGTCTTCCCGGCCTCGCTCATCGCGAGCCTCCGCGGGTTCAAGGCGAAGGAGTTCTTCCAGGCCGATTCGGGGAGCGAGAAGGCCCCGCAGGTGAAGTTCTGA
- the rsmB gene encoding 16S rRNA (cytosine(967)-C(5))-methyltransferase RsmB encodes MSVSNPRREAYRILRRVEEAGAFASALLESRPPSRDQRDAALVTEIVLGVLRRRAVIDHAVARVASRPIDGIEPAVREALRVGTYSILFLDRVPDFAAVDTAVTLVKEAGHAKAAGFVNGVLRRVAREGEALLPPAPVRGDAAALALYRSHPAWWVERLVRRLGWEEADALLAADNEPAATTLAPRGPGLAEALAREGVVTEPCAEVPGALRVTSGVPQQTEAFRAGAFWMQDEASQRVVRLFGDRVGPRVADVCAAPGGKSLGLAARLAKGGVVVALDRHAHRLRRVVANAGRVGVTSIVTVAADMTREAPLAGTFDDVLVDAPCSGTGTLRRHPEIRWRLRPDDLPVLAARQRKILASAAALVRPGGRLGYAVCSLEPEEGEEVVASFLDAHPAFSRTGEILRTSPAHAPQDGFYAVLLTRRSE; translated from the coding sequence TTGAGCGTATCGAACCCGCGGCGTGAGGCGTACCGGATCCTGAGGCGCGTCGAGGAGGCGGGCGCGTTCGCGTCGGCGCTCCTCGAGAGCCGGCCTCCCTCCCGCGATCAGCGCGATGCGGCGCTCGTGACCGAGATCGTCCTCGGCGTTCTCCGCCGGCGTGCGGTCATCGACCACGCCGTCGCGCGCGTCGCCTCGCGCCCGATCGACGGGATCGAGCCGGCGGTGAGGGAAGCGCTCCGCGTCGGGACCTACTCGATTCTCTTCCTCGATCGCGTGCCCGACTTCGCCGCCGTGGACACCGCGGTGACGCTCGTCAAGGAGGCCGGTCACGCGAAGGCCGCGGGGTTCGTCAACGGCGTGCTGCGCCGCGTCGCGAGGGAAGGCGAGGCGCTCCTTCCGCCGGCGCCCGTTCGAGGAGACGCGGCGGCGCTCGCCCTCTACCGGTCGCACCCGGCCTGGTGGGTCGAGCGCCTCGTCCGGAGGCTCGGCTGGGAGGAAGCCGATGCTCTTCTCGCCGCGGACAACGAGCCCGCGGCGACGACGCTCGCGCCGCGGGGACCCGGACTGGCCGAAGCGCTCGCGCGCGAGGGCGTCGTCACCGAGCCGTGCGCCGAGGTCCCCGGCGCGCTCCGCGTCACGAGCGGCGTGCCCCAGCAGACGGAGGCGTTCCGCGCCGGCGCGTTCTGGATGCAGGACGAAGCGTCCCAGCGCGTCGTGCGCCTCTTCGGCGATCGTGTCGGGCCGCGCGTGGCCGACGTCTGCGCCGCCCCCGGGGGGAAGTCGCTCGGCCTCGCCGCACGCCTCGCGAAGGGCGGCGTCGTCGTCGCGCTCGATCGCCATGCGCACCGGCTGCGACGCGTCGTCGCGAACGCCGGGCGCGTCGGCGTCACGTCGATCGTGACCGTCGCGGCCGACATGACGCGGGAGGCGCCGCTCGCCGGGACGTTCGACGACGTCCTCGTCGATGCGCCGTGCAGCGGGACCGGCACCCTCCGTCGCCATCCGGAGATCCGCTGGCGCCTGCGGCCGGACGATCTCCCCGTGCTCGCCGCGCGCCAGCGCAAGATCCTCGCCTCGGCCGCCGCGCTTGTCCGCCCCGGCGGGCGGCTCGGCTATGCCGTCTGCTCGCTCGAGCCCGAGGAGGGGGAGGAGGTCGTCGCGTCGTTCCTCGACGCGCACCCGGCCTTCTCCAGGACCGGCGAGATCCTCCGCACGAGCCCCGCGCATGCGCCGCAGGACGGCTTCTACGCGGTTCTCCTGACGCGGCGTTCGGAGTGA
- the rpe gene encoding ribulose-phosphate 3-epimerase, with the protein MGAVIAPSILSADFSRLGAEIKDAEAGGAAMIHVDVMDGHFVPNITIGPAVTKAVRRVTQLPVDCHLMIEEPDRYIDAFAEAGADMISVHVEVARHLERTVRAIQAAGRKAGVVLNPATPLDSLTEILPAADFVLLMSVNPGFGGQQLIRPVLDKVRRLRAWIDREGLATRIEIDGGVTLENVDEVAATGVDMIVAGSAIFGTTDARGATSALVRRAAAVAEQARRV; encoded by the coding sequence TTGGGCGCCGTCATCGCACCGTCGATCCTGTCGGCCGATTTCTCGCGCCTCGGCGCGGAGATCAAAGACGCCGAGGCCGGCGGCGCCGCGATGATCCACGTCGACGTCATGGACGGCCACTTCGTTCCGAACATCACGATCGGGCCGGCGGTGACGAAGGCGGTACGGCGCGTCACGCAGCTCCCGGTCGATTGCCACCTGATGATCGAGGAGCCCGACCGTTACATCGACGCCTTCGCCGAGGCCGGAGCCGACATGATCTCGGTCCACGTCGAGGTCGCGCGGCATCTCGAGCGCACCGTGCGCGCGATCCAGGCCGCGGGGCGGAAGGCCGGCGTCGTCCTGAACCCGGCGACGCCCCTCGACTCCCTCACCGAGATCCTGCCGGCGGCCGACTTCGTCCTGCTCATGTCGGTCAACCCCGGCTTCGGCGGCCAGCAGCTCATCCGGCCGGTTCTCGACAAGGTCCGGCGCCTCCGCGCGTGGATCGATCGCGAAGGTCTCGCCACGCGGATCGAGATCGACGGCGGGGTGACTCTCGAGAACGTCGACGAGGTCGCGGCGACCGGCGTCGACATGATCGTCGCCGGCTCGGCGATCTTCGGCACGACGGACGCGAGGGGCGCGACGTCGGCGCTCGTCCGGCGGGCCGCCGCCGTCGCGGAGCAGGCGCGCCGTGTCTGA
- a CDS encoding thioesterase family protein, giving the protein MSETTAAPIRVSITGTRVRYPETDRMGIAHHTHYFVWFELGRTELMREAGCAYGALEDDDEVFFPVIEAGAAYKASARYDERIEIETRLTAAEGARVRFEYAVRRAGDGTLLATGFTVHAACGPDGRPMRIPESVRARLGSA; this is encoded by the coding sequence GTGTCTGAGACGACCGCCGCCCCGATCCGCGTTTCGATCACCGGAACACGCGTCCGCTACCCCGAGACCGACCGGATGGGGATCGCGCACCACACGCACTACTTCGTCTGGTTCGAGCTGGGCCGCACCGAGCTCATGCGCGAGGCCGGATGCGCCTACGGCGCCCTCGAGGACGACGACGAGGTCTTCTTCCCCGTCATCGAGGCGGGCGCGGCCTACAAGGCGTCGGCGCGCTACGACGAGCGGATCGAGATCGAGACCCGCCTGACGGCGGCCGAAGGAGCCCGCGTGCGATTCGAGTACGCCGTGCGGCGCGCCGGTGACGGCACGCTCCTCGCGACCGGGTTCACGGTCCACGCCGCGTGCGGCCCCGACGGCCGTCCGATGAGGATCCCCGAGTCGGTGCGGGCGCGGCTGGGGAGTGCATGA
- a CDS encoding TPM domain-containing protein, which yields MALLAAGAALGFDVPAKPAARVNDYAGVLSADTERTLGERLASFEQQTSNQIVVATIPSLDGAVIEDVAVKTFERWGLGQKGTNNGVLLLIAVKDHRARIEVGYGLEDKLTDALSRRILETHLFPALRGGDWDGGVTATVDAIVAVTQGTYVAKAPPPRRRGSSWWVPLIPFGILVIFIIIASQSGRGISGRGRRNVFRTGPFWWGGGGFGGGGGGWGGGGWSGGGGGGGGGFGGFSGGGGMSGGGGASGSW from the coding sequence ATCGCGCTCCTCGCGGCGGGGGCGGCCCTCGGCTTCGACGTTCCCGCGAAGCCCGCGGCGCGCGTCAACGACTACGCCGGCGTCCTCTCCGCCGACACGGAACGGACGCTTGGCGAGCGCCTCGCCTCGTTCGAGCAGCAGACGTCGAACCAGATCGTCGTGGCGACGATCCCGTCGCTCGACGGCGCCGTGATCGAGGACGTCGCCGTCAAGACGTTCGAGCGATGGGGGCTCGGCCAGAAGGGGACGAACAACGGTGTCCTCCTCCTCATCGCCGTCAAGGACCACCGCGCCCGCATCGAGGTCGGTTACGGCCTCGAGGACAAGCTGACCGACGCGCTCTCGCGCCGCATCCTCGAGACCCACCTGTTCCCGGCGCTCCGCGGGGGCGACTGGGACGGCGGCGTCACCGCGACCGTCGACGCGATCGTCGCGGTCACGCAGGGCACGTACGTCGCCAAGGCGCCCCCTCCGCGGAGGCGCGGCTCGTCGTGGTGGGTTCCGCTCATTCCGTTCGGGATCCTGGTGATCTTCATCATCATCGCGTCTCAGAGCGGCCGAGGCATCTCCGGCAGGGGACGCCGCAACGTCTTCCGCACAGGCCCGTTCTGGTGGGGAGGCGGCGGGTTTGGCGGAGGCGGGGGAGGCTGGGGCGGAGGCGGCTGGAGCGGCGGCGGTGGTGGCGGCGGGGGAGGCTTCGGCGGATTCTCCGGCGGAGGCGGGATGTCGGGGGGTGGAGGCGCGTCGGGATCATGGTGA